One stretch of Epinephelus lanceolatus isolate andai-2023 chromosome 15, ASM4190304v1, whole genome shotgun sequence DNA includes these proteins:
- the LOC144466949 gene encoding interferon-inducible GTPase 5-like yields the protein MDDPFDYAPIEEIKEELLTNGPASAAAKIQDYLDQQNNIPLNIGITGESGSGKSTFVNAFRGIDNRDERAAPTGPVETTSEATPYPHPNYPNVTLWDLPGIGTPNFSASNYLERVEFEKFDFFIIISADRFRENDVKLAQEIQRMKKKFYFVRSKIDHNLSDEEDSQRDFNAERTLKQIRDNCIQGLEKQGFESPQVFLVSSRYLHLYDFHLLEETLERELPAHKRNTLLLAMPNISHGIISKKKEALQTKIKYLASISALIAAAPVPGLSVATDIAMLVATINEYKVTFGLDSKSLQSLARSAHVPLDDLRSVMTSQLGLKEINKELIIKMLCLSVSDAALMAAEEGFRFVPLFGIPAAASLSFIFTYKALNTFLDMLAEDAQKVFTKALGLNTSV from the exons ATGGATGATCCATTTGATTATGCACCGATAGAAGAAATTAAAGAGGAGCTGCTAACCAATGGACCTGCCTCAGCAGCTGCAAAGATCCAGGATTATTTGGATCAGCAAAATAATATTCCACTAAATATTGGCATAACAGGAGAGTCTGGCTCTGGTAAATCCACCTTTGTTAATGCCTTCAGAGGCATAGACAACAGGGATGAGAGAGCCGCCCCTACTGGTCCTGTAGAAACCACCTCAGAGGCTACACCATACCCCCATCCCAACTATCCCAATGTCACACTGTGGGATCTTCCTGGTATTGGCACTCCCAACTTTTCAGCTAGCAACTACCTGGAGCGTGTTGAATTTGAAAAGTTTgacttcttcatcatcatctcagcTGATCGCTTCAGAGAAAATGATGTGAAGCTCGCTCAGGAGATTCAGAGGATGAAGAAAAAGTTCTACTTTGTTCGTTCAAAGATTGACCATAACTTAAGTGATGAGGAAGACAGTCAGAGGGACTTCAACGCAGAAAGGACTCTTAAACAAATCAGGGACAACTGCATTCAAG GTCTTGAAAAACAAGGCTTCGAGTCTCCTCAAGTCTTCCTGGTGTCCAGCCGTTATCTTCACCTCTATGATTTCCATCTGTTAGAGGAGACCCTCGAGAGAGAACTTCCTGCACACAAGAGGAACACTCTGCTGTTGGCCATGCCTAATATCAGTCATGGTATCATCAGCAAGAAGAAAGAGGCTTtacagacaaaaataaagtaCCTTGCCTCTATATCTGCACTCATAGCAGCTGCACCAGTTCCTGGGCTCTCTGTTGCCACTGATATAGCCATGTTGGTTGCTACCATCAATGAGTACAAAGTTACATTTGGTCTTGATAGCAAGTCACTGCAGAGTCTTGCTCGTAGTGCACACGTGCCTTTGGATGATCTTAGatcagtgatgacatcacaactgggtttaaaggaaataaacaaaGAGCTTATCATTAAGATGTTGTGCTTGTCTGTAAGTGATGCTGCATTAATGGCAGCAGAGGAAGGGTTCAGGTTTGTTCCATTATTTGGAatcccagcagcagcatccCTCTCTTTTATCTTTACCTACAAAGCTCTTAATACTTTCCTCGACATGCTTGCTGAGGATGCACAGAAGGTGTTTACAAAGGCCCTGGGTCTGAACACCTCAGTGTGA
- the LOC117266717 gene encoding T-cell-specific guanine nucleotide triphosphate-binding protein 2-like gives MRCWTSESLLAQWVMSQHVKLSNKRTLLSAILVNQLLSLMMGMRTEDRHLLVMWLTADFFIGHFSDVELNTTFLLSNNDPSASWGSTMDNSFDYEPIEDFKEELLTNGPASAAAKIQEYLDQQDNIPLNIGITGESGSGKSTFVNAFRGIDNRDERAAPTGPVETTSEATPYPYPIYPNVTLWDLPGIGTLNFSASNYLEHVEFEKFDFFIIISADRFRENDVKLAQEIQRMKKKF, from the exons ATGAGGTGCTGGACGTCAGAGAGTCTGCTGGCCCAGTGGGTTATGAGTCAGCATGTGAAGCTCTCTAATAAACGCACCCTCCTCTCTGCAATTCTTGTAAACCAGCTGCTTTCACTGATGATGGGGATGAGAACAGAGGACAGACACTTACTGGTCATGTGGCTCACAGCAGACTTTTTCATTGGTCACTTCTCTGATGTGGAGCTGAACACTACCTTTTTGCTGAGTAACAACGATCCAAGTGCCTCATGGG ggAGCACAATGGATAATTCATTTGATTATGAACCAATAGAAGACTTTAAAGAGGAGCTGCTAACCAATGGACCTGCCTCAGCAGCTGCAAAGATCCAGGAGTATTTGGATCAGCAGGATAATATTCCACTAAATATTGGCATCACAGGAGAGTCTGGCTCTGGTAAATCCACCTTTGTTAATGCCTTCAGAGGCATAGACAACAGGGATGAGAGAGCCGCCCCTACTGGTCCTGTAGAAACCACCTCAGAGGCTACACCATACCCCTATCCCATCTATCCCAATGTCACACTATGGGATCTTCCTGGTATTGGCACTCTCAACTTTTCAGCTAGCAACTACCTGGAGCATGTTGAATTTGAAAAGTTTgacttcttcatcatcatctcagcTGATCGCTTCAGAGAAAATGATGTGAAGCTCGCTCAGGAGATTCAGAGGATGAAGAAAAAGTTCTAA
- the LOC144467068 gene encoding interferon-inducible GTPase 5-like: MFALDTVLTFLLDGLCTTLSLNHCAEREVRGIDNRDERAAPTGPVETTSEATPYPHPNYPNVTLWDLPGFGTPNFSASNYLERVEFEKFDFIIIIPADRFKENDVKLAQEIQRMKKKFYFVRSKIDHNLSDEEDSQRDFNAERTLKQIRDNCIQGLEKQGFESPQVFLVSSRHLHLYDFHLLEETLKRELPAHKRNTLLLAMPNISHGIISKKKEALQAKIKYLASISALIAAAPVPGLSVATDITMLVATINEYKVTFGLDSKSLQSLARSARVPLDDLRSVMTSQLGLKEINKELIIKMLCLSVSDAALMAAEEGFRFVPLFGIPAAMIVSFIFTYKALNTFLDMLAEDAQKVFTKALGLNTSV; encoded by the exons ATGTTTGCATTGGACACTGTATTGACTTTCTTATTGGATGGACTCTGTACAACTCTGAGCCTGAACCACTGTGCAGAAAGAGAAGTACG AGGCATAGACAACAGGGATGAGAGAGCCGCCCCTACTGGTCCTGTAGAAACCACCTCAGAGGCTACACCATACCCCCATCCCAACTATCCCAATGTCACACTGTGGGATCTTCCTGGTTTTGGCACTCCCAACTTTTCAGCTAGCAACTACCTGGAGCGTGTTGAATTTGAAAAGTttgacttcatcatcatcatcccagCTGATCGCTTCAAAGAAAATGATGTGAAGCTCGCTCAGGAGATTCAGAGGATGAAGAAAAAGTTCTACTTTGTTCGTTCAAAGATTGACCATAACTTAAGTGATGAGGAAGACAGTCAGAGGGACTTCAATGCAGAAAGGACTCTTAAACAAATCAGGGACAACTGCATTCAAG GTCTTGAAAAACAAGGCTTCGAGTCTCCTCAAGTCTTCCTGGTGTCCAGCCGTCATCTCCACCTGTATGATTTCCATCTGTTAGAGGAGACCCTCAAGAGAGAACTTCCTGCACACAAGAGGAACACTCTGCTGTTGGCCATGCCTAATATCAGTCATGGTATCATCAGCAAGAAGAAAGAGGCTTTACAGGCAAAAATAAAGTACCTTGCCTCTATATCTGCACTCATAGCAGCTGCACCAGTTCCTGGGCTCTCTGTTGCCACTGATATAACCATGTTGGTTGCTACCATCAATGAGTACAAAGTTACATTTGGTCTTGATAGCAAGTCACTGCAGAGTCTTGCTCGTAGTGCACGCGTGCCTTTGGATGATCTTAGatcagtgatgacatcacaactgggtttaaaggaaataaacaaaGAGCTTATCATTAAGATGTTGTGCTTGTCTGTAAGTGATGCTGCATTAATGGCAGCAGAGGAAGGGTTCAGGTTTGTTCCATTATTTGGAATCCCAGCAGCAATGATTGTGTCTTTTATCTTCACCTACAAAGCTCTTAATACTTTCCTCGACATGCTCGCTGAGGATGCACAGAAGGTGTTTACAAAGGCCCTGGGTCTGAACACCTCAGTGTGA